One genomic segment of Ipomoea triloba cultivar NCNSP0323 chromosome 9, ASM357664v1 includes these proteins:
- the LOC116028814 gene encoding tetrahydrocannabinolic acid synthase-like isoform X1, which translates to MKSPMCFVVVAFIFSLICFPAACSSIHAHHQDFVHCLSRKLRNNNATSQVVYTPNSPSFLPILNLSAQNSRFTGPGTPKPVVIITPLRESHVRAALICSRKYNIQLRTRSGGHDYEGLSFVSTLPFAILDLIKFRSIKVNVGEKSAWVQTGATLGELYYTIGNKSDTLAFPAGICPTVGTGGHISGGGYGMLLRKYGLAADHVIDARIMDVNGRILDRKSMGEDLFWAIRGGGGASFGIILAWKLELVPVPETVTVFNISKTLEQNLTNLLYKWQFFANKADRNLYLRVVLQNTNTTNGERTVEGLFNAQYLGRSEALLAMMQKGFPELGVTKSDLTEMSWINTVTYHYPVDSLLNRSFNLKQRSFKIKSDYAKRPFTPQIFQGMLELFKEEDINGPNMQLVPYGGIMDEISPSETPYPHRAGNLFFLGYATGWDEVGQVAAQKHLSWIRKLYDYLTPYVSNNPRESYSNYRDLDLGQNNLVGTTSLAQASSWGYKYFMNNFYRLAKVKALVDPDNFFRSEQSIIPLSYPL; encoded by the exons ATGAAAAGCCCAATGTGTTTTGTGGTTGTagcatttattttttccttaatttgtTTCCCAGCAGCCTGCAGTAGCATTCATGCTCATCATCAAGATTTTGTGCACTGTCTTTCCAGAAAGCTGAGAAATAATAATGCCACCTCTCAGGTAGTATACACTCCCAACAGCCCATCATTCTTGCCCATCCTGAATCTCTCTGCCCAGAATTCCCGGTTCACGGGCCCGGGAACCCCCAAACCTGTAGTCATCATCACACCTTTACGGGAATCCCACGTCCGAGCTGCACTCATTTGCTCCCGAAAGTATAACATCCAGCTCAGGACCCGAAGCGGCGGCCACGATTACGAGGGCCTTTCCTTTGTTTCCACCCTCCCCTTTGCCATTCTGGACTTGATCAAATTCCGGTCGATCAAGGTTAACGTTGGGGAGAAGTCGGCGTGGGTCCAAACCGGAGCCACGCTAGGTGAACTCTATTATACCATTGGTAATAAGAGCGACACTTTAGCTTTTCCGGCGGGTATTTGTCCCACGGTGGGCACGGGTGGCCACATCAGCGGCGGCGGGTACGGGATGTTGTTGCGAAAATATGGGTTGGCGGCGGACCACGTGATTGACGCCCGAATCATGGATGTTAACGGGAGAATCCTGGACCGTAAATCCATGGGGGAGGATCTCTTCTGGGCTATCAG gggcggcggcggcgctAGCTTCGGCATCATACTCGCCTGGAAACTGGAACTGGTTCCCGTGCCTGAAACCGTCACCGTATTCAACATTTCCAAAACCCTGGAACAAAACTTAACCAACCTATTGTATAAATGGCAGTTTTTCGCCAACAAGGCCGACAGAAACCTCTACCTCAGAGTCGTCCTACAAAACACCAACACTACGAATGGAGAGAGAACAGTAGAGGGTTTGTTCAATGCACAATACCTCGGAAGATCCGAAGCCTTGCTAGCCATGATGCAGAAAGGATTTCCAGAATTGGGCGTCACCAAATCTGACTTAACCGAGATGAGTTGGATCAACACCGTAACCTATCACTACCCCGTCGACAGCCTACTCAACCGCTCCTTCAATCTCAAACAACGGAGCTTCAAGATCAAGTCCGACTATGCCAAACGCCCCTTTACCCCCCAAATTTTCCAAGGGATGTTGGAACTGTTTAAAGAAGAAGACATCAACGGGCCGAATATGCAGCTTGTTCCCTACGGAGGGATAATGGATGAGATTTCGCCCTCGGAAACACCTTATCCACACAGGGCAGGTAACCTATTTTTCCTCGGATACGCCACTGGATGGGACGAAGTCGGCCAAGTCGCGGCTCAGAAGCATCTCTCATGGATTCGGAAGCTTTACGATTACTTGACTCCCTATGTTTCCAACAATCCCAGAGAATCCTACTCCAATTACAGGGATCTTGACCTCGGGCAAAACAATTTGGTCGGGACAACCAGCTTGGCTCAGGCAAGTTCTTGGGGTTATAAATATTTCATGAATAACTTCTATAGGCTTGCCAAAGTGAAGGCTTTGGTAGATCCAGATAACTTTTTCAGGAGTGAACAGAGCATTATTCCACTTTCATATCCACTATGA
- the LOC116028814 gene encoding tetrahydrocannabinolic acid synthase-like isoform X2 has product MKSPMCFVVVAFIFSLICFPAACSSIHAHHQDFVHCLSRKLRNNNATSQVVYTPNSPSFLPILNLSAQNSRFTGPGTPKPVVIITPLRESHVRAALICSRKYNIQLRTRSGGHDYEGLSFVSTLPFAILDLIKFRSIKVNVGEKSAWVQTGATLGELYYTIGNKSDTLAFPAGICPTVGTGGHISGGGYGMLLRKYGLAADHVIDARIMDVNGRILDRKSMGEDLFWAIRGGGGASFGIILAWKLELVPVPETVTVFNISKTLEQNLTNLLYKWQFFANKADRNLYLRVVLQNTNTTNGERTVEGLFNAQYLGRSEALLAMMQKGFPELGVTKSDLTEMSWINTVTYHYPVDSLLNRSFNLKQRSFKIKSDYAKRPFTPQIFQGMLELFKEEDINGPNMQLVPYGGIMDEISPSETPYPHRAGNLFFLGYATGWDEVGQVAAQKHLSWIRKLYDYLTPYVSNNPRESYSNYRDLDLGQNNLVGTTSLAQASSWGYKYFMNNFYRLAKVKALVDPDNFFRSEQSIIPLSYPL; this is encoded by the exons ATGAAAAGCCCAATGTGTTTTGTGGTTGTagcatttattttttccttaatttgtTTCCCAGCAGCCTGCAGTAGCATTCATGCTCATCATCAAGATTTTGTGCACTGTCTTTCCAGAAAGCTGAGAAATAATAATGCCACCTCTCAGGTAGTATACACTCCCAACAGCCCATCATTCTTGCCCATCCTGAATCTCTCTGCCCAGAATTCCCGGTTCACGGGCCCGGGAACCCCCAAACCTGTAGTCATCATCACACCTTTACGGGAATCCCACGTCCGAGCTGCACTCATTTGCTCCCGAAAGTATAACATCCAGCTCAGGACCCGAAGCGGCGGCCACGATTACGAGGGCCTTTCCTTTGTTTCCACCCTCCCCTTTGCCATTCTGGACTTGATCAAATTCCGGTCGATCAAGGTTAACGTTGGGGAGAAGTCGGCGTGGGTCCAAACCGGAGCCACGCTAGGTGAACTCTATTATACCATTGGTAATAAGAGCGACACTTTAGCTTTTCCGGCGGGTATTTGTCCCACGGTGGGCACGGGTGGCCACATCAGCGGCGGCGGGTACGGGATGTTGTTGCGAAAATATGGGTTGGCGGCGGACCACGTGATTGACGCCCGAATCATGGATGTTAACGGGAGAATCCTGGACCGTAAATCCATGGGGGAGGATCTCTT CTGGGCTATCaggggcggcggcggcgctAGCTTCGGCATCATACTCGCCTGGAAACTGGAACTGGTTCCCGTGCCTGAAACCGTCACCGTATTCAACATTTCCAAAACCCTGGAACAAAACTTAACCAACCTATTGTATAAATGGCAGTTTTTCGCCAACAAGGCCGACAGAAACCTCTACCTCAGAGTCGTCCTACAAAACACCAACACTACGAATGGAGAGAGAACAGTAGAGGGTTTGTTCAATGCACAATACCTCGGAAGATCCGAAGCCTTGCTAGCCATGATGCAGAAAGGATTTCCAGAATTGGGCGTCACCAAATCTGACTTAACCGAGATGAGTTGGATCAACACCGTAACCTATCACTACCCCGTCGACAGCCTACTCAACCGCTCCTTCAATCTCAAACAACGGAGCTTCAAGATCAAGTCCGACTATGCCAAACGCCCCTTTACCCCCCAAATTTTCCAAGGGATGTTGGAACTGTTTAAAGAAGAAGACATCAACGGGCCGAATATGCAGCTTGTTCCCTACGGAGGGATAATGGATGAGATTTCGCCCTCGGAAACACCTTATCCACACAGGGCAGGTAACCTATTTTTCCTCGGATACGCCACTGGATGGGACGAAGTCGGCCAAGTCGCGGCTCAGAAGCATCTCTCATGGATTCGGAAGCTTTACGATTACTTGACTCCCTATGTTTCCAACAATCCCAGAGAATCCTACTCCAATTACAGGGATCTTGACCTCGGGCAAAACAATTTGGTCGGGACAACCAGCTTGGCTCAGGCAAGTTCTTGGGGTTATAAATATTTCATGAATAACTTCTATAGGCTTGCCAAAGTGAAGGCTTTGGTAGATCCAGATAACTTTTTCAGGAGTGAACAGAGCATTATTCCACTTTCATATCCACTATGA
- the LOC116028815 gene encoding berberine bridge enzyme-like 15 → MSAQNSRFTGPGTPKPVVIITPLRESHVRAALICSRKYNIQLRTRSGGHDYEGLSFVSSLPFAILDLIKFRSIEVNVGEKTAWVQTGATLGELYYSIANKSDTLAFPAGICPTVGTGGHISGGGYGMLLRKYGLAADHVIDARIMDVNGRILDRKSMGEDLFWAIRGGGGASFGVILAWKLELVPVPETVTVFNISKIPEQNLTNLLYKWQFFANKADRNLYLRVLLQNTNTTTTNGGITVEGLFSALYLGRSEALLAMMQKGFPELGVTKSDLTEMSWINSVTYHFPVDSLLNRSFNLKQSYKIKSDYAKRPFTPQTFQGMLELFKEEDINGPQMQLIPYGGIMDEISPSETPYPHRAGNLFFLGYTNGWDEVGQLAAEKHLSWMRKLYDYLTPYVSNNPRESYSNYRDFDLGQNNLVGTTSLAQASSWGYKYFMNNFYKLAKVKALVDPDNFFRSEQSIIPLSSPL, encoded by the coding sequence ATGTCCGCCCAGAATTCCAGGTTCACGGGGCCCGGAACCCCCAAACCTGTAGTCATCATCACACCTTTACGGGAATCCCACGTCCGAGCTGCACTCATTTGCTCCCGAAAGTATAACATCCAGCTCAGGACCCGAAGCGGCGGCCACGATTATGAGGGCCTTTCCTTTGTTTCCAGCCTCCCCTTTGCCATTCTCGACTTGATCAAGTTCCGGTCGATCGAGGTTAACGTTGGGGAGAAGACGGCGTGGGTCCAAACCGGAGCCACGCTAGGTGAACTCTATTATAGCATTGCTAATAAGAGCGACACTTTAGCTTTTCCGGCGGGTATTTGTCCCACGGTGGGCACGGGTGGCCACATCAGCGGCGGCGGGTACGGGATGTTGTTGCGAAAATATGGGTTGGCGGCGGACCACGTGATTGACGCCCGAATCATGGATGTTAACGGGAGAATCCTGGACCGGAAATCCATGGGGGAGGATCTCTTCTGGGCTATCAGGGGCGGCGGGGGCGCTAGCTTCGGCGTCATACTCGCCTGGAAACTGGAACTGGTTCCCGTGCCTGAAACCGTCACGGTATTCAACATTTCCAAAATCCCCGAACAAAACTTAACCAACCTATTGTATAAATGGCAGTTTTTCGCCAACAAGGCCGACAGAAACCTATACCTCAGAGTCCTCCTACAAAACACCAACACTACTACTACCAATGGGGGGATAACAGTAGAGGGTTTGTTCAGTGCACTATACCTCGGAAGATCCGAAGCCTTGCTAGCCATGATGCAGAAAGGATTTCCAGAATTGGGCGTCACCAAATCCGACTTAACGGAGATGAGTTGGATCAACTCCGTAACCTATCACTTCCCCGTCGACAGCCTACTCAACCGCTCCTTCAATCTCAAACAGAGCTACAAGATCAAGTCCGACTACGCCAAACGCCCCTTTACCCCCCAAACTTTCCAAGGGATGTTAGAACTGTTTAAAGAAGAAGACATCAACGGGCCGCAAATGCAGCTTATTCCCTATGGAGGGATAATGGATGAGATTTCGCCCTCAGAAACGCCTTATCCACACAGGGCAGGTAACCTATTTTTCCTCGGATACACCAATGGATGGGACGAAGTCGGCCAACTGGCGGCTGAGAAGCATCTCTCATGGATGCGGAAACTTTACGATTACTTGACTCCCTATGTTTCCAACAATCCCAGAGAATCCTACTCCAATTACAGGGATTTTGACCTGGGACAAAACAATTTGGTGGGGACAACCAGCCTAGCTCAGGCAAGTTCTTGGGGATATAAATATTTCATGAATAACTTCTATAAGCTTGCCAAAGTGAAGGCTTTGGTAGATCCAGATAACTTCTTCAGGAGTGAACAGAGCATTATTCCACTTTCATCTCCACTCTGA